The nucleotide sequence TTGGGTAATGCCGTCATCTTCAGTATCAGCCGAGTCGGCTTGTTTGATTTTTGAAACAAGGGCCGCCACATACTCGAAGTCGTCATCTTCTTTTTTTTGGAAAAGGGAATGAAGCTTTATGATGAAATCTTCTTGAGGCAAAAAACGCCCAAAAGGAAAGCTTTCCATGCGGCTATCAAGAATGGCATCTATTAAAATCTCTCTGTTTTTTCTAATTCCAAAAAGAGCAGATGTTAAAGAAACCTTATATACATCAGTCACAACAGCAATGTAGTTAGCGTTTAAATCCAGTTTGTCAATGTTTCTATTTACAAAATCAACAAAGCCGGTTAAGCTTGAAACGTTTAAGGGATGGGCAACCGCCTCAAAAGCAACAGGATACAAATCCCTTGTGCTCATCTTTTTACCGTCAACTTCAACAACCACCGATTGAGTTACTAAATTTTCAATTTTATCGATAGCTTCTTTTGTTAAATCCATTTTAGCCTCCTATAGCTTTAACTTCGCCTGTTTGAAAATCCAGGGCTTCTTGTTTTGGGTTATCCTCGTAAGCGTCTATCTTGCCGTTTTCAACGTCAAAAAACATGATAGATTCGGCAGGCTTAAGGCTTGCGAGCTTCGATGTAACAGATAGCTTAGTATCTGCTTCCCTGCGGGATTTACCGGGTTTGATGTCTAGCTTGATTGTGATACTTCGTACAGTTGTGGGATTGGTGTTCTCATCTGCAATGTTAGAAAGTACCTTTTCAAGTTCTGCATCGAACAGGTCAACAACGGCCCCGCGGTTTAAGGTTTGTAGAGTTACCTTCTCCATAAAATCTCCTTTTCCTGTTTTTTCAGGAAGATATAAAAAAAGCCCTAAAATGAGTTAAGTCGTGAAAGACTTACCGCAATACTCATTTTTTGGGCTTTTTCCATTTAGCTGCCAAAAGCAGCCAAGAAAAGATTGCGGAATTTTTCTCGGGTGCTTTATACAATGTTTATAAATTACAGTTTTTACTGTAGTTTATACCTTTATTATACAGCGATAACTGTAAATATCAATAGGTTTTTACAGCTTTTTCTGTATTTTTTTTTATTTTTCCCGATAATTAGTGTATGGATACCTCTGTTTTTTGGGATAACATCAAAACACTGATTAAACAGTCAAATACAACACAAAGAGGCTTAGCCGAAAAATGCGGCTTTTCATCTCGTTCAATCGAAACTTGGATAGCCTCCAATCAATTACCGGACATATTCCAAGCCTATAAGATTTCTCAAACCCTAGGCGTTCCCCTCGAAAGCCTTGTTTCGGATGAAAAATCGGATTTTAAGCCGTCTATAGACCGAATCCGGGGCCTTCTCAAAGACATTGAAAAAGAGCTAGACAAAATCTAGCGGTCTTATTCAAATTTTGCACATCTTGTGCCGATAACCTTTAAGAGGACTCAGCCCCCGCGGTCAACAGAATTTAAAGATTGCTGAGGGGCCGAGCCTATATCTTATATGAAACTTAGAAAGCAGGCTTAGAGCTAAAGGAGATTAAACCCCGACCTTTTCAGGTCTTGGAAAAGCTCTGTCCCGCTTTCTGTTTAGAATTATATAGAATTATTATTCTATTGTCAAGTGATTTTTAGAATAAAATAGAATTATTTATAAAAAAGAGGTGTTTTTTATGGAAAATTCGCAGGAGAAAGACAGATTAAGACAAATAAGAGAGGCTTTAGGTCTTAATCAATCGGAAATGGCAAAAAAAATAGGGAAAACCCAAAAAGCATGGTCTACATACGAAACTGGAGAAAATAAAATATCCCCGGCCGTTTACTTAAAACTGGGGGACTTGGGATTTAATATAGAATGGCTAAAAGAGGGGCTTGGAGAAATGTATATAGACAAAAAGGCTAAGTCATCAGATGATAAGGTTGCTATGGTGCCTTTCATTCCTTCCGGAGCCAGTGCAGGCTACGGCCGCATTTTTGAAACCTACGATAATTTTGAGCTTATCCCCGTGTTAAAATCGCTTATTGCTCCGTATAAGCCTGAACATGTCTTCGCTATTGCAGCAGTAGGAGACAGTATGATCGGTTCTAAAATATTTGATGGAGATATTGTCTTTTTTTCTCCTGAAAGAAAGGAAGGTAACGGGATTTTTGTCATCACAGTAGACAATAAAGCCTTTGTTAAACGGTTGGAGTTCGATCCGCTCGGAAAATGGGTTAAACTTATAAGCGATAATCCGCTTTATGAGATACAAAAAATCGGCGAGGAATACTCGGCAAGTTTTAAAATTGAGGGCCGTGTAATTGCGTGGATGCATAGGAATAGGGAGTAAATAAAAGGCAGCAAGAGGGTATATGATTGATTTAAAAAAATTAAGGCGTTGGATCGGCTGCCTTGCGGGGCCGTCCTACCTTTTTATTCCTATTATTAAAATCTTCTATGTTTTTATCTGTCCAAAAAAAGGTTTTTCGAGCACCAAACCCCACTGATTTGACATTGTTTTTTACAGCCCACCGCTGGGCAGTCTTAATGCAACAGTCAAAGAAATTTGCAACTTGTTTAGTTGATAAATACTCCATTTTACTCCTCCTTATTAACTTTTTGTATTCTTTCAAACGGTGCAATATAAATTACCTTTCTTTCGCTCCAATTTGCTCCGCAGGCTTGATTTCTTAAAAAACCTTTAACATGCACAAGTTTATCTTCTTTTAGCCTTCTTTCAAAATCTTCTTTAATTCTTGCGGTAAAAAGAGTCTTAGTCATTTTTCGGCCGTAAACACTTGGTGAGCACCGGAGTAAGTCCTTTTTTAAAACAATAGGGCTTTTTTCTGCCTCAATTAAAAGTGAAAATGTTAAAAGAAATTTCACAAAGAATAACCCGTCATCACTATATAAATCATCTTTGCCAAAATCATACTTTTTGTTTTCAAAATCGATTAAAAACAAAGAAGATATTAAGCCCCCGTTTGCTTGTTCTCCACAAATTATTAAAAAAGGGGCTTTATAAAAACCCCATAAGGCTTTTACGCCTTTTTGCGGTTTTTTAAAAACAATATAAAACGATTTTAAAAAAGAAGGACACCAATCCGGCAAATCTTCTATGATTGACGAGTCGATTAGTTCTAGGACATTCGCAGATAAACTGTGTTGAACCAAATCATTTTTCATTACACAAACTGCCGCTGCAGTCCTTGCCAAAAAGTGTCTATCAAAATTATTTGCACGGTTATTGATTTCGGCCTTTTCATTTTCAGAAAGATTGCAATATTGAACAAACAACGGTTCAAAGCAACTTTCAATTTTTGACCATTTTATATTTTCTTTCTTTTTCATAATTCAAATTAAAAGCATAGGCGGGATAGTCCCGCCTATGCTTTATTAATCTAGTGTCCCGTTAGGGGCGTAGATTAAGCAGCCCATTTCACGGGCTCTATAAACCTTAATGCTTTCGGCTGAGCATCGGAATGTTCTTTCCGTGTCATCGTAGATCCACAACCAATTTTCGCCTTCAGCAACAAGCTCATAGTGCTCAGGGATGTCGATCTTTTCGTTTACAAAGTAAGCACTGTAGCTAGAGTCTTGCCCAAATTTTAGCTCTCCGAATTCTGCTGTTTTTGAAGAGCAAAATCGCATTGTAAGAGAAGCTATGTCAGAGCTTCCGAGTGATACTTTTTCAAAGTCCTTATAGTTTTTCATTTTTTTTCTCGGCGATACCTACCTCGCCGCAAGGTCAAATAAATTTCAAAAGTCTTTCAACCTTTGATATTATAATTATACTACAGACGACATATTTTGTCAAGTGTTTTTTCAAAAAAAGTTGATTTTTTTACAAAAAAAACCCCGAAAATCGTTATTTTTTTTCGATTTCCGGGGCTTTTTTTTATGAAAATTTGATTTTTTCTCTTTTTTGTTGGGGCGGCTTATAATTTACCAAACCTTTCAAGGCTTCCATTTTTTCATCAAAATCGGTGTCTATCTCATGATCCGAATAGCCGTCAAAAGTCCGTTCGTCCTTGTGGCCTGTAATTCCCATTCCGGTACGCTTTTTAACATTATTGGCTAGATAAGTTGCTACATAGTGCCTCCAAGAGTGAAAGACGATGTTACGTTCTTTTCTTTCGGTTTCATCTATCCCTATTTGCGATAAGGCCTCTTTAAAGGCATCGTTTAAAGTGTGCCTATGGATAGGTATTGAAGGTTTTGCAGACCAAAAAATAAAAGGATTATCGGAGCTTCTCCATGGGTTACTATCAGAGTTTACGAGGTCTAAAAGAGCTTTTCGCATTTCAGGCATTAAAGGCACTACACGGCTATCCCCTGTCTTAGTGGACTTTAAGCCCTCAATGTCAGACCAAGAATGACGAATAAACAGGCGGTCAAGACCTATGTCGTCTTTTCGTAGGGCCTGAATTTCTCCGAGTCTTGCCCCCGTTTGACTTGCCAAAAGGGAAGCTAGATAGGATTTTTTATCCTTCCATTCTGCAGCAAAAAGATGGGCCGTCTCATCACGGGTTAATATTCCCCGTTCCCTTCCGGGGAGCGAAAATCTATAAAGGGATATGTTAAAATCTTCTTTTATGATTTTTTTCTCATACGCAAACTTTAAAGGCTTTACAATCGATACAGAGATGTTGTTTATCGTTCTTGAAGCGAGGCCTTTATCTTGGCAGGATAAAAGAAAAGCGTTAATTTTTTCTACACTTAGCTCCGATAAGTGCTTGTCTCCCAATACAGGGAAAGCGTGCTTCCTTGCAAGTTGGATCATGCTTTTACAGTGTGAAAAGCCTATTTTCTCGCCCTGGAGCTTTTTTTCCTTTACATAAAGGCTTTTTTCAAAATCCCAAAACTCCGAGACATAATCCTTCAGTAAGGGCGTGGATGCATTTTTTAACTGCACATCTTCCGATAAAAAGCCCCGGAGCTTTAAAAGTTTTAAAACCTCGTCAGCCTGTGAAAGTGTAAAGCTATCGCTTTTGATTAAGTTAAAAACATAGTCCCGAGCTTCAAGCTCTTGGATTTTCCCTTTCTCGGGTATTCCGTTTTTGAGCCAGTCAATTACAATTTTTTGAGCTTCTTTTTTACTGGATGTTCCAAGCGATACAGCCGGCATGTATTTACCGGTTGCCGAGTTCAAAAACTTCACAGCACAATGCCGCCCATTCCTTGCGGATAGAATAAGGTAGTCTTTTTTTGACATGTAAATCTCCTTTTTTTGCAACTAAGATTTTTAGTCGACAGTTTGGTCGACAGTGCCTAAAAAGAAGAGATTTAAAGTGATAGATTGGCGAAGTTAAGATTTTGTAACTCTATATTAGATATAGAGTTATAAAAGTCGGGCAAGGCGGATTTGAACCGCCGACCCCAAGTCCCCCAGACTTGTACGCTAACCAACTGCGCTATTGCCCGTAACGATAGCTATAATATAGTAAAATACAAAAAATGTCAATAGGTCTCTTATAAAAACAGAACACCGAATATTGCTCCGGCTGCAACCAAAACTATAGGATGAAGCTTTTTAAAGAAAATACTTACAAAAAATAAGAACCAAAAGAATACGAACTGTTTTATATGTACAATGTCCGTTATTTTACCGCTTTCTTTAAAAACAGATAAATTTAAAATGGAAATATTTATTACCTGCCAACAGGCTACAGTAATCATGCCGACAGCACCTGCCCTTAAGCCGTAAAAACTTTTTTTTACCAAGGGTTTTTCTTGAAATGATGAAGCAAAGCGGGCTATCAAAACTATAACTACCAGTGATGGAAGAACAATGCCGGTAGTTAAAACGACACTTCCTAAAACACCGTAAAGTTCATAGCCGATATAGGTTGCCATATTAATCCCCATCGGTCCAGGTGTAGATTCTGAAATAGCAACCATTGCAAAAAAATCTTCGGAACTTATGAGCCCGCGGGGAATCAGTTCTTGCTGCATGAGGGTAATAGCAACAAGACCTCCGCCTATAGTACAAAACCCTATGTACATAAACAAAAAAAACAAACCAATCAAACTCATCAGAATTCTTCTCCCTTATTCTTTTTTAAAAGCCGACTTGATTTGATTGTTTGAAAAAGCCATCCGGAAAGGGCCGAGCCGATTACTATCCAGACACCCTGCACCTTAAAAGCAAACATTAGAACAAATGAAAGAGCTGCTATTAAAAATGTACATAGATCGAAAACCGTTTTTTTCCCAAAAGAAAAAACCGCTTTTACCAATAACACGGAAACCGCAACATTTATTCCCTTTAAGGCTTTTTGAACCCAGACTAATTCGTTAAAATTTGAAACAAAGGCGGCTATGAGGCTAATAATTATAAGGGAAGGAAAAACAATTCCGGATGTAGAAAAAATAGAGCCTATCAAACCTCCCCTTTTGTATCCGACAAAGGTGGCAACATTTACCGCTATAACGCCGGGGGTACTCTGCCCTATTGCAAAATAATCTAAAATCTCATCCTCAGTAAGCCACCCCTTCGAATCAACCAAATCTCTTTTTAAGATGGGCAACATGGCAAGACCGCCCCCGAAAGTTACAAGCCCTATCTTAAAAAAACTTGCAAAAAGAGAAGCATAGGTTTTAAAATGATTTGCTTTGTTCATTTTTACATCTTCTTATCGGAAAGATTAGTCTTCAAGAATATTTTTTGAATCAAACCAAACTTTTTCAAGGCTGTAAAAATTACGGGCAGTTTCGCTCATAAGATGCACAACAATACCGCCCAAATCTATAAGCCTCCACTCATCCCCGTCAGGAGATTTACGCTTGGTATGATATTCTTCCAGATTGTGTTCAGGCAAAAATTCGTACACTCTTTTTTCCAAGCCGGCTGAATGAGCAGCGCTTGTTACGGTACAAATCACAAAAAAATCCGTCCAAATATTTTTGTCCCGTAAGTCCAAGACAACAACATTTTCGCCCTTAAAATCACGCAATAATTTTCCAAGCTCCAAGGCCGGAGTATAAAAGTCAAAATTTTCTATCATTAGTTTTTATCCTTATCATTTTCATCGCTATCTTTTTTGTCCTCTTTTTTCTCGACAACAAAAAAGCCGTTAAAATCCGAACCCAAAATCAGGGTAAAGTCAACATTGGTCTCGCTTCCGTATTCCCCTTCGGCCGGAAGCTGCGTAGTCTGAATATTTTTACATCTTATAACCTTTGCAACAATTTTAGCTACAGAAGGGTTTCCGATTCTATCTATCAAAACCGTTTCAGCCACAGGATTCTCGGAGTTGCCTATACTGACAACATCATAGGCAAAGCTTTGATAAAGCTCGGAGGTGCTCTTTGCAAGACCTTGCACATTCGTTCCGTTTAAAATTTCCAAGGCATAGACCCGTTCAAGGGCGGAAGAATCATCGGAAGCCAATACTGCAATTGTTTGGCGGATAATTTCTTTTATCTGCTGACCCTCCCGAAACGGAGTTAAAAGGCGCTTGTCTTCGATAATTCTGACAGCTCCTGTAAGCCTCTGCGGAACCAAACGTTCGGAATCCATCTTGCTTATGGATTCAAGCAAATTTTTTAAATCGGAACCGGCAACATTCGATTTAAAATTACCGCTTAAAACCGAAAACCTTTCCTTAGAAAAAATCTCAGGAGAATTATCGTTTATAGCCCTAAAAAGAGCCAGAACAGCTTTTTGTTTTCTTGCAGCGGACTCTCCTTCAGCATCCAAGTCATCCTCATAAACAAGGAAATCCCTTATTTTATCGCCATCAAGAGAAACGGAACCGGACGGCAAAAGAACATGCGTATTATCGTTCTCTATGTCTACCGGAGAAGGAATAAATACGGAAAGGCCTCCGAGCATATCGGTAAGCATAGAAAAGTTCTCAAGATTACATGTAAGATAAAAGGGCACGGAAATACCTGCAAGTTTTTCTATTTCGGCCTTAAAACTCGATATACCCTTTTCGGTGTAGACGGCTCCTATGGCATCAGTGCGGCCTAAGGATTGAATAATTAAACCTATATTCGCCGGTACATCGAACATAGCAGCCCTTTTCGTTTCAGGATAATAGGCAAGTATACTTATCGAAATCGGAACACCCTTGTCTTCAACCACCAAAAGAACTTTTAAAATCTTATCGGAAGAAAGATAATCTTGAACGGTATCTTTTTGCATTTTTATAAGAACCAAAACAAAGGAGGTAATTAAAACGATAAGAATTACTAAGAGGAATAGAATATTTTTTCCGGTATCCATGAGTTTTATTTTCATTTTTTAAGCTCCTTTTGTATTTGCTCATACATTTTTTTTGTTTCGGGATGAATACTTGCTCCCTTTTTTTTGATATAGGCAAGGTTCCAATCCAAAACTGCAAGCATCAACTCATTAAGAGAAGAAGATTTTACCATATTTCTAAAGTTTTCGGTATCGGGACGGCCCGGTTCTATCTTATCGGCTATGTAAATAATTTTTCCCAAGGCATTTATTCCTTCATAGCCGAAGGTGTGAAAAGCAACAGCTTTTAAAACGGACTCATCATTGATGCCGAATTTTTTTTGTAAAACTATGGCAGAAGCCCTTCCGTGCAAAAGATTTAAGCGGGTCTTTTCGACATTGTCGATTCCAAGCCCGT is from Treponema denticola and encodes:
- a CDS encoding helix-turn-helix transcriptional regulator, which produces MDTSVFWDNIKTLIKQSNTTQRGLAEKCGFSSRSIETWIASNQLPDIFQAYKISQTLGVPLESLVSDEKSDFKPSIDRIRGLLKDIEKELDKI
- a CDS encoding chromate transporter, with the translated sequence MNKANHFKTYASLFASFFKIGLVTFGGGLAMLPILKRDLVDSKGWLTEDEILDYFAIGQSTPGVIAVNVATFVGYKRGGLIGSIFSTSGIVFPSLIIISLIAAFVSNFNELVWVQKALKGINVAVSVLLVKAVFSFGKKTVFDLCTFLIAALSFVLMFAFKVQGVWIVIGSALSGWLFQTIKSSRLLKKNKGEEF
- a CDS encoding DNA-binding protein, which codes for MEYLSTKQVANFFDCCIKTAQRWAVKNNVKSVGFGARKTFFWTDKNIEDFNNRNKKVGRPRKAADPTP
- a CDS encoding tyrosine-type recombinase/integrase; translation: MSKKDYLILSARNGRHCAVKFLNSATGKYMPAVSLGTSSKKEAQKIVIDWLKNGIPEKGKIQELEARDYVFNLIKSDSFTLSQADEVLKLLKLRGFLSEDVQLKNASTPLLKDYVSEFWDFEKSLYVKEKKLQGEKIGFSHCKSMIQLARKHAFPVLGDKHLSELSVEKINAFLLSCQDKGLASRTINNISVSIVKPLKFAYEKKIIKEDFNISLYRFSLPGRERGILTRDETAHLFAAEWKDKKSYLASLLASQTGARLGEIQALRKDDIGLDRLFIRHSWSDIEGLKSTKTGDSRVVPLMPEMRKALLDLVNSDSNPWRSSDNPFIFWSAKPSIPIHRHTLNDAFKEALSQIGIDETERKERNIVFHSWRHYVATYLANNVKKRTGMGITGHKDERTFDGYSDHEIDTDFDEKMEALKGLVNYKPPQQKREKIKFS
- a CDS encoding LexA family transcriptional regulator, with amino-acid sequence MENSQEKDRLRQIREALGLNQSEMAKKIGKTQKAWSTYETGENKISPAVYLKLGDLGFNIEWLKEGLGEMYIDKKAKSSDDKVAMVPFIPSGASAGYGRIFETYDNFELIPVLKSLIAPYKPEHVFAIAAVGDSMIGSKIFDGDIVFFSPERKEGNGIFVITVDNKAFVKRLEFDPLGKWVKLISDNPLYEIQKIGEEYSASFKIEGRVIAWMHRNRE
- a CDS encoding LCP family protein — its product is MKIKLMDTGKNILFLLVILIVLITSFVLVLIKMQKDTVQDYLSSDKILKVLLVVEDKGVPISISILAYYPETKRAAMFDVPANIGLIIQSLGRTDAIGAVYTEKGISSFKAEIEKLAGISVPFYLTCNLENFSMLTDMLGGLSVFIPSPVDIENDNTHVLLPSGSVSLDGDKIRDFLVYEDDLDAEGESAARKQKAVLALFRAINDNSPEIFSKERFSVLSGNFKSNVAGSDLKNLLESISKMDSERLVPQRLTGAVRIIEDKRLLTPFREGQQIKEIIRQTIAVLASDDSSALERVYALEILNGTNVQGLAKSTSELYQSFAYDVVSIGNSENPVAETVLIDRIGNPSVAKIVAKVIRCKNIQTTQLPAEGEYGSETNVDFTLILGSDFNGFFVVEKKEDKKDSDENDKDKN
- a CDS encoding chromate transporter encodes the protein MSLIGLFFLFMYIGFCTIGGGLVAITLMQQELIPRGLISSEDFFAMVAISESTPGPMGINMATYIGYELYGVLGSVVLTTGIVLPSLVVIVLIARFASSFQEKPLVKKSFYGLRAGAVGMITVACWQVINISILNLSVFKESGKITDIVHIKQFVFFWFLFFVSIFFKKLHPIVLVAAGAIFGVLFL
- the rsfS gene encoding ribosome silencing factor, whose protein sequence is MIENFDFYTPALELGKLLRDFKGENVVVLDLRDKNIWTDFFVICTVTSAAHSAGLEKRVYEFLPEHNLEEYHTKRKSPDGDEWRLIDLGGIVVHLMSETARNFYSLEKVWFDSKNILED